One region of Algihabitans albus genomic DNA includes:
- a CDS encoding ABC transporter permease encodes MSRDLSRHLLLLLPLVILIGAFFLLPIARLILVGASGDAGVAAYAAVVTTPRYFESFLNTILLSAGVTLMTLAISTAAGLFLQRNAFPGRDLLVALMTFPLAFPGVVVGFMVIMLAGRQGVIGGITDAVFGDKLVFAYSMAGLFMGYVYFSIPRVILTIMAAIEKLDPALEEAARSLGAGPWTVLRDVVLPALRPAFLASGAICFATAMGAFGTAFTLATDIDVLPMTIYTEFVLYANFATAAALSIVLGAITWLVLALSRSLAGNSVAAAG; translated from the coding sequence ATGTCCCGCGATTTGTCTCGTCACCTCCTTCTCTTGCTGCCGCTCGTCATTCTCATCGGCGCCTTCTTCCTGCTGCCCATCGCAAGGCTGATCCTGGTCGGCGCCAGCGGTGACGCGGGCGTCGCCGCCTATGCGGCGGTGGTGACGACGCCGCGCTACTTCGAGAGTTTTCTCAACACTATTCTCCTGTCCGCAGGGGTCACGCTCATGACTTTGGCGATCTCCACCGCGGCCGGTCTTTTTCTTCAGCGCAATGCCTTTCCCGGACGCGATCTGCTGGTGGCGCTGATGACCTTTCCACTCGCTTTTCCGGGCGTGGTCGTCGGCTTCATGGTGATCATGCTGGCCGGCAGGCAGGGTGTGATCGGCGGCATCACGGATGCGGTCTTCGGCGACAAGCTGGTCTTCGCCTACTCGATGGCCGGCCTCTTCATGGGCTACGTCTACTTCTCGATTCCGCGAGTCATCCTGACCATCATGGCCGCGATCGAGAAGCTGGACCCCGCGTTGGAGGAGGCGGCCCGCTCCCTGGGTGCGGGCCCCTGGACCGTGCTGCGCGACGTCGTGTTGCCGGCTCTGAGGCCGGCCTTTCTGGCCTCCGGCGCGATCTGTTTCGCAACCGCGATGGGCGCCTTCGGGACCGCTTTCACCCTGGCGACGGATATCGACGTGCTGCCGATGACCATCTACACGGAGTTCGTGCTCTACGCCAACTTCGCGACGGCGGCCGCGCTCTCCATCGTTTTGGGCGCGATTACCTGGCTGGTTCTTGCGCTGTCGCGCAGCCTGGCCGGCAACAGCGTTGCGGCGGCGGGATAG
- a CDS encoding ABC transporter ATP-binding protein: MTLGETPRTPVHLRGCSKTFPDGTRALEPLDLEIAGGETVVFLGPSGCGKTTTLRLVAGLEAPDPGGRVLFDGQDVTPLPIEKRRVGMVFQSYALFPNMDVAGNVGYGLRVRRVSEAERQSRVAGVLEMMAIGDLAHRRIDQLSGGQRQRVALARALAVQPRVLLLDEPLTALDAALRERLRVEIDALLRRLGITAIYVTHDQSEAMALGDRIVVMSRGQVAQIGPPREIYFRPASRFVAEFIGTMNLLRGSRRGGWLQLPGGRVRLPASDETPDAAEADYLCRPEALLVTDSQDAVLSGRVASALFLGNRTRLIVEGLTERPVVAEAPGRREFRPGERVGFALDPQDVIRLPD; the protein is encoded by the coding sequence ATGACGCTTGGCGAGACGCCGCGCACCCCCGTGCACTTACGGGGCTGTTCCAAGACCTTCCCCGACGGCACGCGGGCGTTGGAGCCGTTGGATCTGGAGATCGCGGGGGGCGAAACCGTTGTGTTCCTGGGCCCCTCGGGCTGCGGCAAGACGACGACGCTGCGTCTCGTGGCGGGGCTGGAGGCGCCAGATCCCGGCGGCCGCGTGCTGTTCGATGGGCAGGACGTCACGCCGCTCCCGATCGAAAAGCGCCGGGTTGGCATGGTCTTCCAGTCCTACGCGCTCTTCCCCAACATGGATGTGGCCGGCAACGTGGGCTATGGCCTGCGGGTCCGGCGAGTCTCCGAGGCCGAGCGGCAAAGCCGGGTTGCCGGGGTGCTCGAGATGATGGCGATCGGCGATCTGGCTCACCGCAGGATCGACCAGTTGTCCGGCGGTCAGCGCCAACGGGTCGCGCTGGCGCGTGCTTTGGCCGTGCAGCCCCGAGTGCTCTTGCTCGACGAGCCGCTGACCGCGCTCGACGCCGCGTTGCGCGAACGGCTGCGCGTGGAAATCGACGCGCTGCTGCGCCGGCTGGGCATCACGGCGATCTACGTGACCCACGATCAGTCGGAAGCCATGGCCTTGGGCGACCGCATCGTCGTCATGAGTCGTGGGCAGGTGGCGCAGATCGGACCGCCGAGAGAGATCTACTTCCGGCCGGCCAGCCGCTTCGTTGCGGAGTTCATCGGGACCATGAACCTGCTGCGCGGCTCTCGGCGCGGCGGATGGCTGCAATTGCCCGGCGGCCGGGTGCGGTTGCCGGCCTCGGATGAAACTCCCGACGCTGCCGAGGCCGACTATCTCTGCCGCCCGGAAGCCCTGCTTGTCACGGACTCCCAAGACGCGGTCCTGTCGGGCCGCGTTGCCTCGGCCCTGTTCCTGGGAAATCGCACGCGGCTGATCGTCGAGGGCCTCACCGAGCGGCCCGTCGTCGCGGAAGCGCCGGGACGGCGTGAGTTTCGTCCCGGAGAGCGGGTCGGATTCGCGCTCGACCCGCAGGATGTCATCCGGCTGCCGGACTGA
- a CDS encoding ABC transporter permease produces the protein MLGGSAKRRGWGFWVQLAFTLLVCSFLILPALLSMLAGITVNFFQGLSSGLTLKWVLQVFELYSDTLLLTLGIALACLAVTLLIGIPAAYVLTVRQTWLTRLVEEVVTLPVAIPGLAIALALLLTYGGLGEFRRSWGFILVGHVLYTLPFMLRAVMAVLASIDVRTLEEGAASLGAGFWTRFFTIVLPNARSGILAGSLMVVTLSIGEFNLTWMLHTPLTKTLPVGLADSYASMRLEVGSAFTLVFFVMIVPLLVAMQAMSRLERRARAARPLADDNAGNTADASAAGLSGDRVPEAPR, from the coding sequence ATGCTGGGCGGTTCTGCGAAACGGCGCGGTTGGGGGTTCTGGGTGCAGCTTGCCTTCACCCTTCTGGTCTGCAGCTTCCTGATCCTGCCGGCGCTGCTGTCGATGCTCGCCGGGATCACGGTGAACTTCTTTCAGGGTCTGTCCAGCGGCCTGACCCTGAAGTGGGTGCTGCAGGTTTTCGAGCTCTACAGCGATACGCTGCTCTTGACCCTGGGCATCGCCTTGGCCTGCCTGGCCGTCACGTTGCTGATCGGCATTCCCGCGGCCTATGTCCTGACCGTGCGGCAGACCTGGTTGACGCGGCTGGTCGAGGAGGTCGTGACCCTGCCAGTCGCAATCCCCGGCCTGGCCATTGCCCTGGCTTTGCTGCTGACCTACGGCGGCCTGGGGGAGTTTCGACGCTCCTGGGGTTTCATCCTCGTCGGCCATGTCCTCTACACGCTGCCCTTCATGCTGCGGGCCGTGATGGCGGTGCTGGCCTCGATCGACGTGCGCACTCTGGAGGAGGGAGCGGCCAGCTTGGGGGCCGGCTTCTGGACCCGCTTCTTCACCATCGTCCTGCCCAACGCCCGCTCCGGCATTCTCGCCGGCTCGCTGATGGTGGTGACCCTTTCCATCGGAGAGTTCAACCTGACCTGGATGCTGCATACACCGCTCACGAAGACCCTGCCGGTCGGACTGGCGGACTCCTACGCTTCGATGCGGCTGGAAGTCGGCAGCGCCTTCACGCTGGTCTTCTTCGTCATGATCGTCCCGCTGCTGGTCGCGATGCAGGCCATGAGCCGGCTGGAACGCCGCGCCCGCGCGGCCCGGCCGCTTGCCGATGACAACGCGGGCAACACGGCCGACGCCTCCGCGGCCGGGTTGTCCGGGGACCGGGTTCCGGAGGCGCCGCGATGA